The Granulicella sp. L56 DNA window TGGGGGCGGCAACAAGCTGCGGAAGCTCGAATTCTTGTTGGGTGATGCCATTTCGCAAGGCTCTGATACTTTCATCACGATCGGCGGCTTGCAGTCAAACCATGCACGCCTCAGCGCGGCGGCCGCAGCGTCCATTGGGATGGCATGCGAACTCGTTCTGACTCAGGTTGTACCACGGAGTGATGAAGCGTATCGGCGCAACGGCAATGTACTCCTTGACGAAATCTTTGGAGCGAAAATGCACCTGCTTTCTGGCACGCAGAACGCGCTGGATTTTGCGACGGATCGGGTCAAAGTTTTGAAGAGCGAAGGTCGGCGGCCGTATCTGGTTGGGTCTGGCGGTAGCTCTCCGCTCGGATGTCTTGGCTACGCCAATTGTGCAGTAGAAATCTTGGAGCAGCAGCAGGAAATTGAAGGCGGCTTCACCCAAATCATCGTTCCCAACGGGAGTTCTGGAACACACGCCGGACTTGCGGCTGGATTTGCTTCGGTTGGGATGAATCCTGCGAGGATCAGTTCGTATGCCGTTCTTAATCCCGCCGGGGAAACACAATTCAAAACCTACGAGCTCGCCAAAGCGGCGCTAGCTCTCCTTGACCCAACGAAATTGATCGACTCAGATGCGATTCACGTAAGTGATGATCAACTCGGTGATGGTTATGGCATTCCGACTTCAGCAATGTTGGATGCTGTGCGAATAATGGCTCGAACACAAGGGCTGCTGCTTGATCCGGTCTATACCGGTAAAGCGTTCGCGGGTATTCTAGCGGCCGTTCGCAGCGGAACCTACAAACCAGGTGAAGCCATTCTGTTTTTGATGACTGGCGGCCTTCCGGGTCTCTTTGCATATCAACCTGCCTTTGAAGAGGCTTCTTAGAGATAAATCTGTGAATTTGTAGTTGAAGGAGAAGTCGGCATGAAAGAGAGATCGCAAGAGCAACCTACCTCTGACTCGTCGATCGATTCGCTAGAAGAGTCCCGAGCCAGATTAAGGAGTATGCAACAACTGGTTTGCCATTTGCTCTCTAGGAACCAAGAACTGCGAATGGAATTATCTGATTCGAGCAAAAAAACTTTGAGCGATGGCCAACACTAAACATCTAGCGATTGCATGTACTGGCACTGTTTCGTATTAAGCTTAAAGGAGAAAGAACATGGGAAGTAAGTATGAAGGTCATGACAGCAATGCGAGCATCGACGAGAGATCAGAAACAATCGGTCTAAGACTAGAGGCGGTCGTCATTCCAGTCTCGGACGTCGACCGAGCAAAGGAATTCTACGGGCGCCTTGGGTGGAGGCTCGACGCAGACTTTCCGTTCGAGAACGGATTTCGGGTGGTCCAATTCACGCCGCCCGGTTCAGGGTGCTCGCTGCAATTCGGCACGAAGATAACGTCCGCTACGCCTGGTTCAGCCCAAGGCCTCTACCTGATCGTCTCCAACATCGAAGCTGCGCGGGACGAACTGTTCGCTCACGGTGCCAAGGTCAGCGACGTCTTCCATGCCGGGACACCGGGTGCTCAATTCGAGCCCGTAGGCGCAACCGGTCGCATCGAGGGGGTCGCCCCAGATCGCGCCGGCTATAGCTCTTTCGTCACGTTTAGCGACCCAGACGGCAATGGCTGGCTATTGCAGGAGGTCACCACCCGATTGCCGGGCCGTATCGATCCGGCCGAGACGGCGTTTACCTCGGTGGACCATTTGGCGACCGCGCTCCGCCGCGCAGCAGCCGCTCACGGTCAACATGAGAAGCGAATTGGGCATGCGGATACGAATTGGCCCGACTGGTACGCCGAATACATGGTGCGTGAGCAGTCTGGCGTCGAGCTGCCCAGGTGAGAGTCAAACGCGAGCGTCAATTAACACTCTGTCTAGTGAAATTTCGCGTCATGCATTCGGTGTTAATTACACACCTCGCGTTGCGTTCGTGAATACATTTAGATTTCGGAACCTCTCAACGAGAAACAAGCACTCGGCGGCGGGGTGCTAGGAATGATGCGTAAGATTGAAGGAGATGCTTCTATGAAACTGATCACTTTCTTATCAGTTGCAGCGGTAATCGTGGCCATTCTCGTGGCATTCACACCCCACGTATCTGGGCACACCGACGAAAAGGCCTCTCCGAACTACGAGGTCAAAATTCCTGCTGGATATCGGGATTGGAAATTGATCTCCGTAGCCCACGAGGCAGGCAATCTCAACGATATTCGTGCCATCTTGGGCAACGACGTGGCGATCAAGGCTTATCGGGAAGAAAAGCTTCCATTTCCAGATGGCACAATTATTGCCCGCCTGGCCTGGAAATACGTCCCGTCCGAAGAAAACAACAAAGTGTTTGGTAATGAGCAATCCTTCGTTGCCGGATCTCCCACTAACGTTCAGTTCATGATCAAAGATTCCAAAAAGTACTCCGCAACAGGAGGGTGGGGATTTGCTCAATTCACAAACGGTAAACCTCTAAACGAAGCGGAACCTAAGACCTGTTTTTCTTGCCATGAGCCTGCGAAAGCTCGGGACTTTATCTTCACCCATAACGCACCCTGAAAAACGAATAAGACCCCAATGTCTTCGGCTGCTGATATGAAAGTATCGGAAATGTATGGTCCGCCGCAGGACTGCAAGGGGAAGTTTGGTCGAGAAGACAAGTCTGCGCAAATGTATTCGGCCTTTGTGTGGAGATCAACTCTCCTGGCCATGATGAGTTGCGCGCGTGTCTGATCACGCACATCGCCGCTATCTATTGGTTGTTGCGTCCTCAAGGCAGGGCAGCTCAAACCGCTTCCGGNNNNNNNNNNGCCGGCGTCGTTGCGTCGATCCCCTCTGTGAGGCCGCGGAAGCCCCGCCTTTGCTTCCTGAATTCGCTCCATGAGCGTCAGCACATCTCTTAAGGATTGAGAAAGCCGGTCCAGCTTCCAGACGACGAAGCATGTCTCCATTACGGAGATGATCGAGCAGTCGCTGGGGCTTTGAGCGGTTCCAACTTTGCTCATAAAGTGTCACTTTCAGAATTATTTGGCGTAGTTTTTCAGAGCTATTTCTCGTAGTGTTACCTTTGCGCTCACCAAGAGCCAGACAAGACTCTTGATCAATATCCCAAACACAATCAGATACTTACCTTGCGCCGAGCGTGTTTGACTTCCACCGAAGGATGCCTCGACCTTCCACGTTGTTCATCAAACCCCTGAGACTACGCCAAATAAAGCCGATATACTACGCCATTTAGCGATCAAAGCTACATGCAGGCACAACTCATGGTCTGACGCCCGTCCTTAGTGATCTGGTGGAAGCGAACGATTACACGAAGCGTTACCATCACGGAGAAAATCCGAACGCTGCTTCTGAGCCAATCAACGATACAGAACTCCAGGGCTTTGTAGCGAAAACCCTATCGGTTGTCGGTTGCTGCCAATCAAAATCCCAACCGACACTCAAACGCAGAGAGTGGATAAATGCCAGTCGGAATATGCCCGATGTGTCTGGATGAGAAAAAGCTCTGTATGAGCCATCTCTTGCCTAAGAAGATATATCCACTTTGTCGGACGGATGAGTTCGAGCCGGTTGCCGTGAATACGAAAGTGATGCGGCCTACGGTCAAACAGACGAAGGCATATGTGCTCTGCGAAGCCTGCGAAGGTAATCTCAGTAAAAATGGCGAACGGATCACTGTGCCCCTGCTCTCCCGGTTTGGTGGACCGTTTCCGCTTTATGAGCGCTTGATAACGATGAAGCCGATTCAGGTGACGGAATCGATGTCTGTATATGCTGTGGTGGACAATCCTGAGATCGATGTGTCTAAGCTGATCCACTTCGGTATCGGCATTTTCTGGAAGGCGTCCGTTCACTCGTTCGGGAGTGGCAGCGGCAGTCACCGGATAGATCTCGGTGAAGATAGCGAAGCTTTGAGGCTCTTCCTGCGTGGCGAAGCTCCGCTGCCAAACCATATCGCACTAGCGGTGGCGGTGGAATCAGGGCAGATCCGCTACCCCGCGATGATTGACCCGTTCCCTGGCGACAATCAGGACTTCGTCAATTACTTTTTCTATGTCCCCGGTATGCAAATGCAGATATACATCGGCCATGGGGTGCGGGAGTCGTCTAGCGCAGCATACTGCATCAACATCAATTCTCAATGCCCGATATTGCTCGTTCCGCTTGCGAAGCACATGCGAGGATGCATGTCTAAACATTCGGCTGCTGCGTACAAGACGGAAAAGCTCCTCAAGACAACGGCGGAAATAGAGGCGCGTGGACTGAGCGTAAAACTCGGTGACTAACGGTGGTTCGCCACAGCATCAATTGAGTAGGTGAGAACAAATACCGGTTACCGGACCGCCTCTACATCCTCTGTCGAAATTCTTCGACGACCAGCTTCCTTTCGCTCGATCGACCGTCTTAAATTCGTCTTATCCAAGAACAGTTGCTGTGGCGCCCGCGCTACATCCACAAATTCCAGCTGACTGATGTTCCAACAGACTTCCGTGATGCATCTGAGGCAATGTACGCCAAAGAGTGCCCAAAGACCTGCGCCACATTCCGACCCAAGCTACAGCCGATCCTGGCCAAACAAGCGACATCATTTTTCACACAGCTCATCAACGAGGCCATTTGTATAAGGGCCATTTAACTTGAGACATATAGACGTCCATCCCATTCAATACATCGGGAGGAAACCAAGATTCACTAGCCTGTAGTGCATGGCATTCTGGCTCACGTTGTATTTTTTGGCGAGCATCAAGACGTCACTATCGTCCAGTCCAAGTTCCCCGTTGTAGAGCATTTTCTTTTCTAGATCTTTGCGAAGCATTCGCTTCGGCATAAGCAGACTTGCAGCAAAGAAGTTCGCTTCGATCTCCCTCCAATCATTCGCTTCAGAAGACCTGCCATCACGACGCAAAACTGTGAACTGCCAATCGAGGTGATCCTCATCGACGTGGTTCAAAAGATGATGAGCAAGCTCATGAGCCACGGTGAAGCGTTTGCGCACAGGTGCCTGCGCCGCATTCACAGCGATTCCTTTCAGGCTATTACTCTTGATGAGAGCTCCTGACACATCGGCATCCATGGCAGTCTCTACTACTGGCAGCCCTTCGGCTCGCGCAATTACCTCAATGGCAACAGGAGCGGCAGTGATGTTGTGTTGTTCTAGCAACTCTTCTACTTGTTCTTCAATCTGACTTCGCGTCTTCGGCTTCGTGATCATAATTCCTCCCCTTCAACGCTGTGAGAAGTTCGCGCGATTCCTGTAGAAACTGAACATCAGACAATGCAACGTGATCGGTCCGTACACGGTCGAGCCCATGTCGTTGCTTTTGAATCTCTGCATCTGCTGGGAGAAGACGTTCAATTGGTAGATCGAGGGTACGAGCGAAGAGGTAGACATGATGCAACTGGATATGTTGCTTCCCGCCTTCCATATTGGC harbors:
- a CDS encoding VOC family protein, with the translated sequence MGSKYEGHDSNASIDERSETIGLRLEAVVIPVSDVDRAKEFYGRLGWRLDADFPFENGFRVVQFTPPGSGCSLQFGTKITSATPGSAQGLYLIVSNIEAARDELFAHGAKVSDVFHAGTPGAQFEPVGATGRIEGVAPDRAGYSSFVTFSDPDGNGWLLQEVTTRLPGRIDPAETAFTSVDHLATALRRAAAAHGQHEKRIGHADTNWPDWYAEYMVREQSGVELPR
- a CDS encoding ImmA/IrrE family metallo-endopeptidase produces the protein MITKPKTRSQIEEQVEELLEQHNITAAPVAIEVIARAEGLPVVETAMDADVSGALIKSNSLKGIAVNAAQAPVRKRFTVAHELAHHLLNHVDEDHLDWQFTVLRRDGRSSEANDWREIEANFFAASLLMPKRMLRKDLEKKMLYNGELGLDDSDVLMLAKKYNVSQNAMHYRLVNLGFLPMY
- a CDS encoding D-cysteine desulfhydrase family protein — translated: MTSPDSPLFEGFSRKKLFASPTPIQRLHRLERELEIKVRLYVKRDDLMGLGGGGNKLRKLEFLLGDAISQGSDTFITIGGLQSNHARLSAAAAASIGMACELVLTQVVPRSDEAYRRNGNVLLDEIFGAKMHLLSGTQNALDFATDRVKVLKSEGRRPYLVGSGGSSPLGCLGYANCAVEILEQQQEIEGGFTQIIVPNGSSGTHAGLAAGFASVGMNPARISSYAVLNPAGETQFKTYELAKAALALLDPTKLIDSDAIHVSDDQLGDGYGIPTSAMLDAVRIMARTQGLLLDPVYTGKAFAGILAAVRSGTYKPGEAILFLMTGGLPGLFAYQPAFEEAS
- a CDS encoding cytochrome P460 family protein yields the protein MKLITFLSVAAVIVAILVAFTPHVSGHTDEKASPNYEVKIPAGYRDWKLISVAHEAGNLNDIRAILGNDVAIKAYREEKLPFPDGTIIARLAWKYVPSEENNKVFGNEQSFVAGSPTNVQFMIKDSKKYSATGGWGFAQFTNGKPLNEAEPKTCFSCHEPAKARDFIFTHNAP
- a CDS encoding recombinase family protein; translation: MSKVGTAQSPSDCSIISVMETCFVVWKLDRLSQSLRDVLTLMERIQEAKAGLPRPHRGDRRNDAG